In a single window of the Victivallis lenta genome:
- a CDS encoding biotin--[acetyl-CoA-carboxylase] ligase — protein MPDSIQPNLLILDEVDSTNTYAREHFDDLPDGTLVVARRQTAGRGRRGRSWLSPPGINFTGSILLKRLEDGFHAGCLLGVAALSLLRELAPELPAYLKWPNDIYVENRKLAGLLSESARIENGRVTAVVSGIGINVNLPSDALKAIDQPATSLLAETNREFNLDFFSKKLAERLIRYYIIYLNSAGFVIREWMEANLLVGETLTLTDPLGKEHTGVFRRILEDGGMLFEENGAEFAFSCGDVKIDRKSVDWDQLKIKALRHSYHYKQPKE, from the coding sequence ATGCCCGACTCCATTCAGCCGAATCTCCTCATCCTCGACGAAGTCGACTCCACCAACACCTATGCGAGGGAACACTTCGACGATCTGCCCGACGGCACGCTCGTCGTCGCCCGGCGCCAGACGGCAGGGCGCGGCAGGCGCGGCCGAAGCTGGCTCTCCCCGCCCGGAATCAATTTCACCGGCAGCATTCTCCTCAAGCGCCTTGAGGACGGATTCCATGCGGGGTGCCTGCTCGGGGTGGCCGCGCTGTCGCTCCTGCGGGAACTGGCGCCGGAGCTTCCCGCCTACCTGAAATGGCCGAACGACATCTATGTCGAAAACCGCAAACTCGCCGGGCTGCTGAGCGAAAGCGCCCGGATCGAGAACGGCCGGGTAACCGCCGTCGTCTCCGGAATCGGCATCAATGTGAACCTGCCGTCCGATGCGCTCAAAGCCATCGACCAGCCCGCCACCTCCCTTCTGGCGGAGACAAACCGGGAATTTAATCTCGATTTTTTCTCAAAAAAACTGGCAGAAAGGCTGATTCGATACTATATTATCTATTTAAATAGCGCCGGGTTCGTTATCCGCGAATGGATGGAAGCGAATCTTCTGGTCGGCGAAACGCTGACTTTGACGGATCCGCTCGGGAAGGAGCATACCGGCGTGTTCCGCAGAATTCTGGAAGACGGCGGCATGCTGTTCGAGGAGAACGGCGCCGAGTTCGCATTCAGCTGCGGAGACGTGAAGATCGACCGGAAGTCGGTAGATTGGGATCAATTGAAAATAAAAGCACTCAGGCATTCGTACCATTACAAACAACCCAAGGAATAA
- a CDS encoding OadG family protein produces the protein MDWTLLGNGFKLMLLGMGVVYVFLVVMIIAMNLLKRALAPFAGMLEPPPKAPAKKKPAAASGDDAQLAAIAAAAVEAARSK, from the coding sequence ATGGATTGGACTCTGTTGGGTAACGGCTTCAAGCTGATGCTTCTGGGCATGGGGGTAGTTTATGTCTTCCTCGTGGTCATGATCATCGCCATGAACCTCCTGAAACGGGCGCTCGCCCCCTTCGCCGGCATGCTCGAGCCGCCGCCGAAGGCCCCCGCCAAAAAGAAACCCGCCGCCGCTTCCGGCGACGACGCCCAGCTCGCGGCGATCGCGGCCGCAGCGGTCGAAGCCGCCCGTTCCAAGTAA
- a CDS encoding biotin/lipoyl-containing protein, which translates to MKKIKFMDCSFRDGFQSCLGARVKTDDFLPALDAAVKAGIDYIEIGGGARFQSLYFYCQEDAFEMMDRCREVVGPNVNLQTLARGVNVVGLSSQSSDIIELHAKLFKKHGITTIRNFDALNDVRNLTASGKYITQYGLKHQATVTMMGLAPNLNETYAHTPKFYIDRLKEILASGMAFDSLAFKDASGTSTPKTVYETIKQAREILDAEFKGDNRKSISFHTHDTAGMAVSCNMAAIEAGADVIDLAMSPLSGGTCEADILVMYQRLRGTDYTLDIDPEKILNAEKVFEKCMDKYFMPPESMQVSPKIIFSPMPGGALTANTQMMRDNNILDKYDDCIAEMREVVAKGGFGTSVTPVSQFYFQQAFSNAMQGRWKVIDKNGYGKMVLGYFGKTPVAPDPEIVKLASEQLGLEPTTEAVVDINNRNPKLGVKYNTELLEKAGLPVTEENIFIVAACGEKGLKYLQGDKPMGIRYKEADKPKAAAAKGGAYTANVDGKNVAVELNAAGDAYTATVNGKSFTVKVSEGIATATAAAAPAASGAATALPAPLPGTVMKIMVEVGEEVAADDVILVMEAMKMETEVKAPKAGVIREINVSTSQVVAAGDTLVMIEEK; encoded by the coding sequence ATGAAGAAAATCAAGTTCATGGATTGCTCGTTCCGTGACGGCTTCCAGTCCTGCCTCGGCGCCCGTGTCAAGACCGATGATTTCCTGCCCGCGCTCGATGCGGCGGTCAAGGCCGGGATCGATTATATCGAAATCGGCGGCGGAGCCCGCTTCCAGAGCCTCTATTTCTACTGCCAGGAAGATGCGTTCGAAATGATGGACCGCTGCCGCGAAGTGGTCGGCCCGAACGTGAATCTCCAGACCCTCGCCCGCGGCGTCAATGTGGTCGGCCTCTCCTCGCAGTCGAGCGACATCATCGAACTGCACGCGAAACTCTTCAAGAAGCACGGCATCACCACCATCCGCAACTTCGACGCTCTGAACGACGTGCGCAACCTGACCGCCTCCGGCAAGTACATCACGCAGTACGGCCTCAAGCACCAGGCGACCGTCACCATGATGGGCCTCGCCCCGAACCTCAACGAAACGTATGCGCACACGCCGAAATTCTACATCGACCGCCTGAAGGAGATTCTCGCCAGCGGGATGGCCTTCGACAGCCTCGCGTTCAAGGACGCCTCCGGCACCTCGACCCCGAAGACCGTCTACGAGACGATCAAGCAGGCGCGTGAAATTCTCGATGCCGAATTCAAGGGCGACAACCGCAAGAGCATTTCGTTCCACACCCACGATACCGCGGGCATGGCGGTCAGCTGCAACATGGCGGCGATCGAAGCCGGCGCCGACGTGATCGACCTTGCGATGAGCCCGCTCTCCGGCGGCACCTGCGAGGCGGACATCCTCGTGATGTACCAGAGACTGCGCGGCACCGACTACACGCTCGACATCGACCCGGAGAAGATCCTCAACGCCGAAAAGGTGTTCGAGAAGTGCATGGACAAATACTTCATGCCGCCGGAATCGATGCAGGTCTCCCCGAAAATCATCTTCAGCCCGATGCCGGGCGGCGCTCTGACGGCCAACACCCAGATGATGCGCGACAACAACATCCTCGACAAATACGACGACTGCATCGCCGAGATGCGCGAAGTCGTCGCAAAGGGCGGTTTCGGAACCTCGGTCACCCCGGTCAGCCAGTTCTATTTCCAGCAGGCGTTCTCGAATGCGATGCAGGGCCGCTGGAAGGTCATCGACAAGAACGGCTACGGCAAGATGGTGCTCGGCTACTTCGGCAAGACCCCGGTCGCGCCGGATCCGGAAATCGTCAAGCTGGCCAGCGAGCAGCTCGGCCTCGAGCCGACCACCGAAGCCGTGGTCGACATCAACAACCGCAATCCGAAGCTCGGCGTCAAATACAATACCGAACTGCTTGAGAAGGCCGGCCTGCCGGTCACCGAAGAGAACATCTTCATCGTCGCGGCCTGCGGCGAGAAGGGCCTCAAATACCTGCAGGGCGACAAGCCGATGGGCATCCGCTACAAGGAAGCCGACAAGCCGAAGGCCGCCGCCGCGAAGGGCGGAGCCTACACGGCCAATGTCGACGGCAAGAATGTCGCGGTCGAACTGAACGCCGCCGGCGACGCCTACACGGCGACCGTCAACGGCAAGAGCTTCACGGTCAAGGTTTCGGAAGGCATTGCGACCGCGACCGCCGCTGCCGCTCCGGCCGCCTCCGGCGCGGCGACCGCGCTGCCGGCTCCGCTGCCGGGCACGGTCATGAAGATCATGGTTGAGGTCGGCGAGGAAGTCGCCGCCGATGACGTGATCCTCGTCATGGAAGCCATGAAGATGGAAACCGAAGTCAAGGCCCCGAAGGCGGGCGTCATCCGTGAAATCAACGTCTCGACCTCCCAGGTGGTGGCCGCGGGCGACACGCTCGTGATGATCGAGGAGAAGTAA
- a CDS encoding sodium ion-translocating decarboxylase subunit beta, whose amino-acid sequence MPEWGAAIKGLWQSTGIYDLINQSSTDFSSTWILGLGRVLMMFVALVLIYLAIVKEFEPLLLLPIGFGALLANIPLAGISGPDGLQGMIFEVGINTGVFPLLIFMGVGAMTDFGPLLANPKTALLGGAAQFGIFSALLGALLLTMFIPAINFSMLDAASIGIIGGADGPTSIYLTSKLSPKLLGAVAVAAYSYMALVPIIQPPIMKLCTTENERKIKMSQLRTVGKLEKICFPLLITLLCAFLLPDAAPLIGMLMFGNLMRECGVVERLNQTAQNALINIVTIFLGIAVGSKLSADQFLSIQTLGILLLGAVAFSIGTAAGVIFAKIMNLFSKEKINPLIGAAGVSAVPMAARVANKVGLEANPQNFLLMHAMGPNVSGVIGSAVAAGVLLNMLKHLV is encoded by the coding sequence CTGCCGGAGTGGGGCGCCGCGATCAAGGGGCTCTGGCAGAGCACCGGCATCTATGACCTCATCAACCAGAGCAGCACCGATTTCAGCTCGACCTGGATTCTCGGCCTCGGCCGCGTGCTGATGATGTTCGTCGCTCTCGTGCTGATCTACCTCGCGATCGTGAAGGAGTTCGAGCCGCTGCTGCTGCTGCCGATCGGCTTCGGCGCGCTGCTCGCTAACATTCCGCTGGCCGGCATCTCCGGTCCGGACGGGCTGCAGGGCATGATCTTCGAGGTCGGCATCAACACGGGCGTCTTCCCGCTGCTGATCTTCATGGGCGTCGGCGCGATGACCGACTTCGGCCCGCTGCTTGCGAACCCGAAGACCGCGCTGCTCGGCGGCGCCGCGCAGTTCGGCATCTTCTCGGCGCTGCTCGGCGCTCTGCTGCTGACCATGTTCATTCCGGCGATCAACTTCTCCATGCTCGATGCGGCCAGCATCGGCATCATCGGCGGTGCGGACGGCCCGACCTCGATCTACCTGACCAGCAAGCTCTCCCCGAAACTGCTCGGTGCGGTGGCGGTGGCGGCTTACAGCTACATGGCGCTGGTGCCGATCATCCAGCCGCCGATCATGAAGCTCTGCACGACGGAGAACGAGCGCAAGATCAAGATGAGCCAGCTGCGCACAGTCGGCAAGCTTGAGAAGATCTGCTTCCCGCTCCTGATCACGCTGCTCTGCGCCTTCCTGCTGCCGGACGCGGCTCCGCTGATCGGCATGCTGATGTTCGGCAACCTGATGCGTGAGTGCGGCGTGGTCGAACGCCTGAACCAGACCGCCCAGAACGCGCTGATCAACATCGTCACGATCTTCCTCGGCATCGCGGTCGGTTCGAAGCTTTCGGCGGACCAGTTCCTGTCGATCCAGACGCTCGGCATCCTGCTGCTCGGCGCAGTGGCGTTCAGCATCGGCACCGCCGCGGGCGTGATCTTCGCGAAGATCATGAATCTCTTCAGCAAGGAGAAGATCAACCCGCTGATCGGCGCGGCCGGCGTCTCCGCGGTGCCGATGGCGGCGCGCGTGGCGAACAAGGTCGGTCTCGAGGCGAATCCGCAGAACTTCCTGCTGATGCACGCGATGGGACCGAACGTCTCCGGCGTGATCGGTTCGGCGGTTGCGGCGGGCGTGCTGCTCAATATGCTCAAGCACCTCGTCTGA
- a CDS encoding glycoside hydrolase family 2 protein produces the protein MLKSQLLFGVSLAALGVAATELAPYVPAPHQFQRVQTVPAAEIAVTAPDAAKKLTVGDFIKTRSLNGIWKCSGLETSARPIPADDGLDRKYAGTAFDDTKWDDIAVPLNWYKKYPKKQTSEEPYVRGYYRTSFNLTPEELKNSRIMLNFDVVGYDAKVFLNGVEVGNHHGDFTPFKLDVTGAAKAGKNVLAVRVFSDNGPTFGVREKITHVYGSQWSINNIKGGIWQDVTLSIEPELRIDRLTVTPDLAKSGITVDCRIVNPTENSIKVDLLGKVVSAMKGESGAPVGQAAENGFLLKPGVNDTTITVGLKEPKKWSIDAPYLYHFVLSLSERGNIVSAASARFGFREFHVRNSKFYLNGEEIYLFGENIPSVTYGGHGLSTAEEEKKLEKYILGCRNLGYVMLRNAHMPIMPKALEVADECGMMMFNEWGWCFSNGIDADAFHKVNQKELEEFFHATTNHPSVTMWSLGNEVVHRNAPPVAREMDRQVERIRSLDKQKRPISTFSGAGGWRSYGETKLDTDVRDLHTYTALSSPWTKLPEELAEIVEGDRRIYGEKELTRPLVAWENVGFSWGIYSDPNFKRGDVREYAKYVAKPTTWGNPNGIGFTGVAPLFKALGPNFNAWAQAHYGRRIFEIYRLTPDYTGFAPWFSNSNLREATLWNQPVFPSLHTEALTFPRNFFADETTKWQLSVVNSGNDSFRNLVFDVAMVAEKDRSVTQAASFKIGDLAAQSRLTRPVELKMPALAPGHYQMRITLRDGGRTVGQNYYDTFVQDPGILSRKIETARPVRILDTGAAKNVAELEALLKAYQIPYKTVKSVEELKEAALLIVPPEIAEEQLVALGSSAELTNFIRNLGGTLLVLEQKNMKSRLPGNQAVTMVGNTFVDLVIPDHPVFAGLDYRSFDTWNNPDKGYVVAGTFVPFTLNAVAAKGPMLGRQDVGMALVEATDGKGRIILSQLEATACRKLDSVAATYLYNLIDYAAGADYWKGALPLADAVDRDYTADKENLVFIDLAEKANVPFRDEVDNDGKGGWTDQGTNDFRMMPLGVQEAAGIRFNILDPDKNNGRSCLVVRGSERQHFPAAIRDIKVGRKLSRLFFLHTAAWGGKGKAGAYRINFADGTHLDYPIEGNQNIGDWWTVAQLPAAKIGILRKNAMDHEVGTFVAEWENPKPDVEIKSIDFLSATEARGNEIDWLPSGTPIPVLVAVTGEKVSDKLLDITGSRFVRAAGLMEHGSTVPAEVKTVKTGSGVQLDISFKASPPKEIPAVLISYDKKDAAADYRYLTFQAKSPEEAVIQVVLPREDWQARLRGDVTLKGDNRWHKYRLMVGRNFENENGFSFDKQRGELFLYYRSLRAPDTARPALNFEIKDITLE, from the coding sequence ATGCTGAAATCGCAATTGCTGTTCGGAGTCTCCCTCGCCGCGCTGGGTGTCGCGGCAACGGAACTCGCCCCGTATGTGCCGGCGCCGCACCAGTTCCAACGGGTGCAGACCGTGCCGGCGGCGGAAATCGCCGTCACTGCGCCGGACGCGGCAAAAAAGCTGACGGTCGGAGATTTCATCAAGACCCGCTCCCTGAACGGAATCTGGAAATGTTCCGGGCTTGAAACCTCCGCCCGACCGATTCCGGCCGACGACGGGCTTGACCGGAAGTATGCCGGAACCGCATTCGACGACACGAAGTGGGACGACATCGCCGTACCGCTCAACTGGTACAAGAAATATCCGAAGAAGCAGACCTCCGAAGAGCCGTACGTCCGCGGCTACTACCGCACCAGTTTCAATCTCACGCCGGAGGAGCTGAAAAACAGCCGGATCATGCTGAATTTCGACGTGGTCGGCTACGATGCGAAGGTGTTCCTGAACGGCGTCGAAGTCGGAAATCACCACGGCGATTTCACGCCGTTCAAGCTCGATGTGACCGGAGCGGCGAAAGCCGGGAAGAACGTTCTTGCGGTCCGTGTCTTCTCCGACAACGGCCCGACCTTCGGCGTCCGGGAGAAGATCACGCACGTCTACGGATCACAGTGGTCGATCAACAACATCAAGGGCGGCATCTGGCAGGATGTGACGCTCAGCATCGAGCCGGAGCTCCGCATCGACCGCCTGACGGTCACGCCGGACCTCGCGAAGTCGGGCATCACCGTCGACTGCCGGATCGTGAACCCGACGGAGAACAGCATCAAGGTCGATCTCCTCGGCAAAGTCGTCTCCGCCATGAAGGGTGAAAGCGGCGCGCCGGTCGGGCAGGCCGCCGAAAACGGTTTCCTCCTGAAGCCCGGCGTCAACGACACCACAATCACGGTCGGACTCAAAGAGCCGAAGAAGTGGTCCATCGACGCGCCGTATCTGTATCACTTCGTGCTATCGCTCTCCGAGCGGGGGAACATCGTCTCCGCCGCGAGCGCCCGGTTCGGCTTCCGGGAATTCCATGTCAGAAACAGCAAATTCTATCTGAACGGCGAGGAAATCTACCTCTTCGGCGAGAACATCCCGTCCGTCACCTACGGCGGTCACGGGCTCTCGACCGCCGAAGAGGAGAAAAAGCTCGAAAAGTACATCCTCGGCTGCCGCAACCTCGGCTACGTCATGCTGCGCAACGCCCATATGCCGATCATGCCGAAGGCGCTCGAGGTCGCCGACGAATGCGGCATGATGATGTTCAACGAATGGGGCTGGTGCTTCTCGAACGGAATCGACGCCGACGCCTTCCATAAAGTCAATCAGAAGGAACTCGAGGAGTTCTTCCACGCGACGACCAACCATCCGTCGGTCACCATGTGGTCGCTCGGTAACGAGGTCGTGCACCGCAACGCGCCTCCGGTCGCCCGCGAAATGGACCGGCAGGTCGAACGGATCCGCAGCCTCGACAAGCAGAAACGCCCGATCAGCACCTTCTCGGGGGCCGGCGGCTGGCGCTCCTACGGGGAGACGAAACTCGACACCGATGTCCGCGACCTGCACACCTATACGGCGCTCTCCTCCCCGTGGACCAAATTGCCGGAAGAGCTCGCGGAGATCGTCGAGGGCGACCGCCGCATCTACGGCGAAAAGGAGCTGACCCGGCCGCTCGTCGCCTGGGAAAACGTCGGTTTCTCGTGGGGAATCTATTCCGACCCGAACTTCAAGCGCGGCGACGTGCGCGAATATGCGAAATATGTCGCCAAACCGACCACCTGGGGCAATCCGAACGGCATCGGCTTCACCGGCGTTGCACCGCTCTTCAAGGCGCTCGGTCCGAATTTCAACGCCTGGGCTCAGGCGCACTACGGACGCCGGATCTTCGAGATCTACCGCCTGACTCCGGACTACACCGGTTTCGCGCCGTGGTTCAGCAACAGCAACCTCAGGGAGGCGACTCTCTGGAACCAGCCGGTCTTCCCGTCGCTGCACACCGAAGCGCTGACCTTCCCGCGCAACTTCTTTGCAGATGAAACGACGAAATGGCAGCTTTCGGTCGTCAACTCCGGCAACGACAGTTTCCGGAATCTGGTCTTCGACGTCGCCATGGTTGCCGAAAAGGACCGGAGCGTGACGCAGGCCGCGTCCTTCAAGATCGGCGATCTCGCCGCCCAATCGCGCCTGACCAGGCCGGTCGAGCTCAAAATGCCCGCGCTCGCGCCGGGACATTACCAGATGCGCATCACGCTGCGGGACGGCGGCCGGACGGTCGGGCAGAATTATTACGACACCTTCGTGCAGGATCCCGGCATCCTGAGCCGCAAGATCGAGACGGCCCGCCCGGTCCGCATCCTCGACACCGGCGCGGCGAAGAACGTCGCGGAGCTCGAAGCGCTGCTGAAGGCGTACCAGATCCCGTACAAGACCGTCAAATCGGTCGAAGAACTCAAGGAAGCCGCACTGCTCATCGTCCCGCCCGAAATCGCCGAAGAGCAGCTGGTCGCACTCGGCAGCTCCGCGGAACTCACGAACTTCATCCGCAACCTCGGCGGAACGCTCCTCGTGCTCGAACAGAAGAACATGAAGAGCCGTCTCCCCGGCAATCAGGCGGTGACGATGGTCGGCAACACGTTCGTCGATCTCGTGATTCCGGACCACCCGGTCTTCGCCGGGCTCGACTACCGCAGCTTCGACACCTGGAACAATCCGGACAAGGGCTATGTCGTCGCCGGAACCTTCGTGCCGTTCACCCTCAACGCCGTCGCCGCCAAGGGGCCGATGCTCGGCCGCCAGGATGTCGGCATGGCGCTGGTCGAGGCGACCGACGGCAAGGGCCGCATCATCCTTTCGCAGCTTGAGGCGACCGCCTGCCGCAAGCTCGACAGTGTCGCGGCGACCTATCTCTACAACCTCATCGACTACGCCGCGGGCGCAGATTACTGGAAAGGGGCGCTGCCGCTGGCCGATGCGGTCGACCGCGATTACACGGCGGACAAGGAGAATCTCGTTTTCATCGACCTCGCCGAAAAAGCGAACGTCCCGTTCAGGGACGAAGTCGACAATGACGGCAAGGGCGGCTGGACCGATCAGGGAACCAACGACTTCCGCATGATGCCGCTCGGCGTGCAGGAGGCGGCCGGCATCCGTTTCAATATCCTCGATCCCGACAAGAACAACGGCAGGTCCTGCCTCGTGGTGCGCGGTTCGGAGCGTCAGCATTTCCCGGCCGCGATCCGGGACATCAAGGTCGGGCGCAAGCTTTCGCGGCTCTTCTTCCTGCACACCGCCGCCTGGGGCGGCAAGGGCAAAGCCGGCGCCTACCGCATCAACTTCGCCGACGGCACGCACCTCGACTACCCGATCGAAGGCAATCAGAACATCGGCGACTGGTGGACCGTCGCCCAGCTTCCGGCCGCCAAGATCGGCATCCTCCGCAAAAACGCGATGGACCATGAGGTCGGCACGTTCGTGGCCGAGTGGGAAAATCCGAAACCGGATGTCGAGATCAAATCGATCGACTTCCTCTCCGCAACGGAGGCGCGCGGCAATGAGATCGACTGGCTGCCTTCCGGCACCCCGATTCCGGTACTGGTCGCCGTCACCGGCGAAAAGGTCAGCGACAAGCTGCTCGATATCACCGGCAGCCGTTTCGTGCGGGCCGCCGGCCTCATGGAGCACGGCAGCACGGTTCCGGCCGAGGTCAAAACGGTGAAAACCGGCAGCGGCGTGCAGCTCGACATCAGCTTCAAGGCATCGCCGCCGAAGGAGATCCCGGCGGTCCTGATCAGCTACGACAAGAAGGATGCGGCCGCGGATTACCGCTATCTGACCTTCCAGGCGAAAAGCCCGGAAGAGGCAGTCATTCAGGTCGTTCTGCCGCGTGAGGACTGGCAGGCGAGGCTGCGCGGCGACGTGACGCTCAAGGGCGACAACCGCTGGCACAAGTACCGGCTCATGGTCGGCCGGAACTTCGAAAACGAAAATGGATTTTCGTTCGACAAACAGCGCGGTGAACTCTTTCTCTACTACCGCTCGCTGCGGGCGCCCGACACGGCGCGGCCGGCGCTGAACTTCGAGATCAAGGACATCACGCTCGAATAG
- a CDS encoding NAD(P)/FAD-dependent oxidoreductase → MQQTLSCDCLVAGGGPAGLSAAIAAAEAGRRVIVAEYLPSPGRKLLASGSGKCNLTNALPPEALARRFSAPFRFVRPALYSYPPGAWREFLSARGVPTVSPDGFHYFPKSMRAADVLDALLRRCRTLGVTILPGTPLRKLLIRDGKISGAESGRGRVDSPRLILACGGMGYPQLGGRGSGYELAREAGHRIVPPVPALVGLRAAEGWAARLPGIILPAATVRFEKNPAGTGELIFTHNGVSGPAVLDLSGSVARHLENAAEAVLACNWQSRPPEAYREQFALWQKQDGKKQLKTLLARMLPAAFADALCEAAELPGGGSAAHLRAAQRDRLVAALTSYPLRISGTDGWSKAMATAGGVPPEEVDAKTLSSRFCAGLFFAGEMLDVGAPCGGYNIQWAVSSGRLAGSAAARL, encoded by the coding sequence ATGCAGCAAACACTCTCCTGCGATTGCCTGGTCGCCGGCGGCGGCCCGGCGGGACTCTCGGCCGCGATCGCGGCGGCCGAAGCCGGGCGCCGCGTCATCGTCGCCGAATACCTGCCGTCCCCCGGGCGCAAGCTGCTGGCGAGCGGCTCCGGCAAATGCAACCTGACCAATGCGCTCCCTCCTGAAGCGCTGGCGAGGCGTTTTTCCGCTCCGTTCCGGTTCGTCCGGCCCGCGCTCTATTCGTATCCGCCCGGAGCGTGGCGGGAGTTTCTCTCTGCCCGGGGAGTCCCGACCGTCTCGCCGGACGGGTTTCACTATTTCCCGAAATCGATGCGGGCTGCGGATGTGCTCGACGCACTCCTGCGCCGCTGCCGAACGCTCGGCGTGACGATCCTGCCCGGGACTCCGCTCCGGAAACTCCTGATCCGGGACGGCAAAATCTCCGGCGCGGAATCCGGGCGCGGCCGGGTCGATTCCCCCCGGCTCATCCTCGCCTGCGGCGGCATGGGGTATCCGCAGCTCGGCGGCCGCGGCAGCGGCTACGAACTCGCGCGCGAAGCCGGACACCGGATCGTGCCGCCGGTCCCCGCCCTGGTCGGGCTGCGCGCGGCCGAGGGGTGGGCGGCCCGGCTGCCGGGCATTATCCTTCCTGCCGCGACCGTGCGTTTCGAAAAGAATCCCGCCGGAACGGGAGAACTCATTTTCACCCACAACGGCGTTTCGGGGCCCGCCGTGCTCGATCTCTCCGGCAGCGTCGCCCGGCATCTCGAAAACGCCGCCGAAGCCGTTCTCGCCTGCAACTGGCAGAGCCGGCCGCCGGAAGCGTACCGCGAACAATTCGCCCTCTGGCAGAAGCAGGACGGAAAGAAGCAGCTGAAAACCCTGCTCGCCCGCATGCTGCCCGCCGCCTTCGCCGATGCGCTCTGTGAAGCGGCGGAACTGCCGGGCGGCGGCAGTGCCGCACATCTCCGGGCGGCGCAGCGCGACCGGCTCGTCGCGGCGCTCACGAGCTATCCGCTCCGGATCTCCGGAACCGACGGCTGGAGCAAGGCGATGGCGACCGCAGGCGGCGTGCCGCCGGAGGAAGTCGATGCGAAAACCCTCTCCAGCCGGTTCTGCGCCGGGCTCTTCTTCGCCGGTGAGATGCTCGACGTCGGCGCGCCCTGCGGCGGCTACAACATTCAGTGGGCGGTCAGTTCCGGCCGTCTTGCCGGGAGCGCGGCGGCGCGCCTGTAA